A window from Branchiostoma lanceolatum isolate klBraLanc5 chromosome 9, klBraLanc5.hap2, whole genome shotgun sequence encodes these proteins:
- the LOC136442478 gene encoding very low-density lipoprotein receptor-like produces the protein MGCPTDSGDPCIPRGWICDGLRDCLDGRDEQCLQGVPKHCFFTCRNNVTCLPTSQLGDGHRDCSDGEDERPRDIEDALGSRWGSCSFNCASIYGNASCVPDAFSCDDDADCLEEEDEEGCGGVAPTAEDCPTFYCGLSGSPDPYCVHEHLICDGYPDCAAGEDEQGCGSSQPVEVCLTFYCAHPGYQDPTYCVHSHLICDGYPDCAAGEDEQGCGTTDVASSQASTTPSFGPTAETTSGQISFEDQTVLDAGSHGSKYQPMIWMTAAALGGLTLYRLAF, from the exons ATGGGATGTCCGACTGACTCGGGTGACCCCTGCATCCCGAGAGGGTGGATCTGTGACGGACTGCGCGACTGTCTCGACGGGAGGGACGAACAGTGTTTGCAAG GAGTGCCCAAACACTGCTTTTTCACCTGCCGAAACAACGTCACGTGTCTGCCGACAAGTCAGCTGGGGGACGGACATCGGGACTGTTCTGATGGCGAGGACGAAAGACCCAGGGACA TTGAAGATGCTCTGGGAAGCAGGTGGGGCTCCTGCAGCTTCAACTGCGCGTCCATCTACGGCAACGCGTCGTGCGTTCCTGACGCGTTCAGCTGTGACGATGACGCGGACTGTTTGGAGGAGGAGGACGAGGAGGGCTGTGGAGGCGTCGCACCAACGGCAGAAGATTGCCCAACGTTCTACTGCGGCCTGTCTGGCTCCCCTGATCCGTACTGTGTGCACGAGCATCTGATCTGTGACGGGTACCCGGACTGTGCGGCAGGGGAGGACGAGCAGGGGTGTGGAAGCAGCCAACCCGTAGAGGTTTGCCTGACGTTCTACTGCGCCCATCCTGGCTACCAGGACCCTACGTACTGCGTGCACAGTCATCTGATCTGTGACGGGTACCCGGACTGTGCGGCAGGGGAGGACGAGCAGGGGTGCGGCACCACGGACGTCGCGTCCTCTCAAGCCAGCACCACTCCGAGCTTTGGGCCGACCGCAGAAACAACAAGTGGTCAAATATCGTTCGAAGATCAAACAG TACTCGATGCAGGGAGCCATGGGTCCAAGTACCAGCCCATGATTTGGATGACAGCCGCTGCACTGGGCGGTCTGACTCTCTACCGCCTGGCTTTTTAA